A single genomic interval of Gammaproteobacteria bacterium harbors:
- a CDS encoding RidA family protein encodes MSIERIHPDALFQFDGMAQVVAAVGHKTLYISGQTAMDKHMNLVGGNDYYAQASAAFANLKIALAAGGASYQNLVSTTIHIRDIGPVAFEGIQKAMHEAFDGKPIPEHAMTMIGATLGSPESLLEVVAVAVI; translated from the coding sequence ATGAGTATCGAGCGTATACACCCCGATGCTTTGTTCCAATTCGACGGCATGGCCCAGGTCGTGGCGGCTGTGGGCCACAAGACACTGTATATCTCCGGTCAGACGGCCATGGACAAGCACATGAATCTCGTCGGCGGCAACGATTACTACGCCCAGGCCAGCGCGGCGTTCGCCAATCTGAAGATCGCGCTGGCCGCGGGCGGGGCCAGCTACCAGAACCTGGTCAGTACCACGATCCACATCAGGGATATCGGTCCCGTGGCCTTCGAAGGCATTCAAAAAGCCATGCACGAAGCGTTCGATGGAAAGCCCATTCCCGAGCATGCGATGACCATGATCGGGGCCACGCTTGGTTCGCCGGAATCATTGCTTGAAGTCGTTGCGGTAGCCGTCATTTGA
- a CDS encoding RidA family protein: MDRRKFIAGGVGLMTGAAVLGGICVSAHAQEIASAGTASIERIHPDGLFKYDGMAQVVAVTGGTTLHISGQTAMDKHMNLVGGNDYYAQASAAFANLKIALAAGGASYQSLVSTTIHIRDIGPVAFEGIQKAMHEAFDGKPIPEHAMTMIGTTLSAPEILLEVSAVAVI, encoded by the coding sequence TTGGACAGACGCAAGTTCATTGCCGGTGGGGTGGGGCTCATGACGGGAGCTGCCGTCCTGGGTGGCATCTGCGTTTCCGCCCATGCGCAGGAGATTGCGAGCGCAGGCACGGCGAGTATCGAGCGCATTCACCCTGATGGCTTGTTCAAATACGATGGCATGGCCCAGGTCGTGGCTGTCACGGGCGGCACGACCTTGCATATCTCCGGTCAGACGGCCATGGACAAGCACATGAATCTTGTCGGCGGCAACGATTACTACGCCCAGGCCAGCGCGGCGTTCGCCAATCTGAAGATCGCGCTGGCCGCGGGCGGGGCCAGCTACCAGAGCCTGGTCAGTACCACGATCCACATCAGGGACATCGGTCCCGTGGCCTTCGAAGGCATTCAAAAAGCCATGCACGAAGCGTTCGATGGAAAGCCCATTCCCGAGCATGCGATGACCATGATCGGAACCACGCTGAGTGCCCCGGAGATTCTGCTGGAGGTATCTGCGGTGGCGGTTATCTGA
- a CDS encoding alcohol dehydrogenase catalytic domain-containing protein, with product MKAVRCKDHKACLAHVPAPAGEGVRVRIAAAGICGSDLHMIAMGFPLPFTLGHEISGVTDNGTAVAVEPIAACGHCACCQRGEYNLCTLGSQTVLGVGQDGGMAEEMIVPERCLVPLPSNLAVHDACLVEPLAVAVHGIAMVRPAHRDRVAVVGGGTIGLCAVAIARLATREVCLLARHDRQKAAGERLGATLQPTGEYDLVIDCAGTSESLAEAVRLCRPGATVLLLATYWAGLTLPAFEFSMKQLRIVSSASYCRQGLSRDVDVAAAAMAMNPRIAECLITHRLPLDAAEEAFAIAADRKGGAIKVTINP from the coding sequence ATGAAAGCCGTTCGCTGCAAGGACCACAAGGCATGCCTGGCGCACGTGCCCGCGCCCGCCGGCGAGGGTGTGCGGGTGCGCATCGCCGCGGCCGGTATCTGCGGCTCGGACCTGCACATGATTGCGATGGGCTTCCCGCTGCCCTTCACGCTCGGACACGAGATTTCCGGCGTCACGGACAACGGCACGGCGGTTGCCGTCGAACCGATCGCAGCCTGCGGCCACTGCGCCTGCTGCCAGCGCGGCGAGTACAACCTCTGCACGCTCGGCTCCCAGACGGTGCTCGGCGTTGGCCAGGACGGCGGCATGGCCGAGGAGATGATCGTGCCCGAGCGCTGCCTGGTGCCGCTTCCTTCCAACCTCGCGGTGCACGACGCCTGCCTGGTCGAACCGCTGGCGGTCGCGGTGCACGGCATCGCGATGGTGCGGCCAGCCCATCGTGACCGGGTTGCCGTCGTCGGCGGCGGCACGATCGGGCTCTGCGCGGTCGCGATCGCACGGCTCGCGACCCGGGAGGTGTGCCTGCTGGCGCGCCACGACCGGCAGAAAGCGGCCGGCGAGCGCCTGGGCGCCACGTTGCAGCCGACAGGCGAATACGATCTGGTGATCGACTGCGCCGGCACCTCGGAATCACTCGCCGAGGCCGTGCGCCTGTGCCGCCCCGGCGCCACCGTGCTGCTGCTTGCGACTTACTGGGCAGGACTGACGTTGCCGGCCTTCGAGTTCTCGATGAAGCAACTGCGCATCGTGAGTTCGGCGAGCTACTGTCGCCAGGGCCTCAGCCGGGACGTCGACGTGGCGGCGGCGGCAATGGCCATGAACCCGCGCATCGCCGAGTGCCTGATAACGCACCGTCTGCCACTCGACGCTGCCGAGGAGGCCTTCGCGATCGCTGCCGACCGCAAGGGCGGCGCGATCAAGGTCACGATCAACCCCTGA